The Streptomyces sp. NBC_01689 genome includes a window with the following:
- a CDS encoding response regulator transcription factor: MAEARAFTEQDPIRVFLLDDHEVVRRGPTDLLDAEPDISVVGDAGSVEHALVRGPALRPHVAVLDVRLPDPAVAPELAGLSPRERDVLALIGDGLTNREFGKKLYLSEKTVKNHISRLLAKLGVQRRVQAAVLATHLESPDQRGRSAR, encoded by the coding sequence ATGGCCGAGGCACGTGCCTTCACGGAGCAGGACCCGATCCGGGTCTTTCTGCTGGACGACCACGAGGTCGTACGCCGTGGCCCGACCGATCTCCTGGACGCCGAGCCGGACATCTCGGTGGTCGGCGACGCGGGCAGCGTCGAACACGCACTGGTGCGGGGGCCGGCGCTGCGTCCGCACGTGGCGGTGCTCGACGTACGCCTGCCGGACCCGGCCGTCGCTCCCGAACTCGCCGGCCTCTCACCCCGGGAGCGGGACGTCCTCGCGCTCATCGGGGACGGGCTCACCAACCGGGAGTTCGGCAAGAAGCTGTACCTGTCCGAGAAGACGGTGAAGAACCACATCTCCCGGCTGCTGGCCAAACTCGGTGTCCAGCGCCGAGTCCAGGCGGCGGTCCTGGCCACCCACCTGGAGAGCCCGGACCAGCGGGGCCGCTCCGCACGCTGA
- a CDS encoding cyclic nucleotide-binding domain-containing protein, translating into MNASPTFTRLRALPVEHRECLMRLAREVSFPQGTRLFEEGRRADRFWIIRTGTVTLDLRVPGRRPAVIETLGHNELIGWSWLFAPHVWHLGAETTSPVRAFEFDAEQVRVMCQDDPALGMAVAEWVGDTVARRLRAARTRLLDLYAPYGSGPLG; encoded by the coding sequence ATGAACGCTTCCCCCACATTCACCAGGCTGCGGGCGCTGCCCGTCGAACACCGCGAGTGTCTGATGCGGCTGGCTCGTGAGGTGTCGTTCCCCCAGGGAACCCGTCTGTTCGAGGAGGGCAGGCGCGCCGACCGCTTCTGGATCATCCGGACCGGCACGGTCACGCTCGACCTGCGGGTGCCGGGGCGCCGTCCGGCCGTCATCGAGACCCTCGGGCACAACGAACTCATCGGCTGGTCCTGGCTGTTCGCGCCGCACGTCTGGCATCTCGGCGCCGAGACGACGAGCCCTGTGCGCGCGTTCGAGTTCGACGCCGAGCAGGTGCGGGTCATGTGCCAGGACGACCCGGCCCTCGGGATGGCGGTGGCCGAATGGGTGGGGGACACCGTCGCCCGCCGGCTGCGCGCCGCCAGGACGCGGCTGCTGGACCTGTACGCGCCCTACGGCAGCGGCCCGCTCGGCTGA
- a CDS encoding helix-turn-helix domain-containing protein: MSRQIPPDTVSPADGGAQGDIGRRIAQRREEMGLTREEAAARAGTAPGYIRYLEEQPTATPGVGVLIRLADVLGTSVAALRGGDADRTPGTRRAARHPELLALGPDECRARLSTHGIGRLALDTPEGPYIGPLNYTVVDGVVFCRTTPGSIPAAADGARVAFEVDHIDEGLRQGWSVLVRGRARAVTDPAEVRRLEELAYSAPWAGGEGLMWLSIDTAHISGRRIRVDR, encoded by the coding sequence ATGTCCCGACAGATACCGCCGGACACGGTGTCCCCGGCCGACGGCGGCGCGCAGGGCGACATCGGGCGCCGTATCGCCCAGCGACGTGAGGAAATGGGCCTGACCAGGGAGGAGGCGGCCGCACGGGCGGGCACGGCGCCCGGCTACATCAGATACCTGGAGGAGCAGCCCACGGCCACACCGGGTGTCGGCGTGCTCATCCGGCTCGCGGATGTGCTGGGGACCAGCGTGGCGGCCCTGCGCGGTGGCGACGCCGACCGGACGCCCGGCACCCGCCGGGCCGCACGCCACCCCGAACTGCTCGCCCTCGGCCCCGACGAGTGCCGGGCGCGGCTGTCGACCCACGGGATCGGACGCCTGGCACTGGACACGCCCGAAGGCCCCTACATCGGCCCCCTCAACTACACCGTCGTGGACGGCGTGGTGTTCTGCCGGACCACTCCCGGCTCGATCCCCGCCGCAGCGGACGGGGCCCGGGTCGCCTTCGAGGTCGACCACATCGACGAGGGACTGAGGCAGGGGTGGAGCGTGCTCGTACGGGGCCGGGCCCGTGCCGTGACGGACCCGGCCGAGGTACGGCGGCTGGAGGAACTCGCGTACAGCGCCCCCTGGGCGGGTGGCGAGGGACTGATGTGGCTGTCCATCGACACCGCCCACATCTCGGGGCGCCGGATCAGGGTCGACCGCTGA
- a CDS encoding pyridoxamine 5'-phosphate oxidase family protein, producing the protein MRPDDGFRELDRQECLVLLVRAPVGRIVHTRHALPAVLPLNFSLDADSAVLLRTAADSDLARAVDGVVVAFEADEVDARAHSGWSVVVTGRATVVTDPVEHGRLSRTGPRSWVASPRDVFIRIEPELVTGRELVAGRAAHGVDIRP; encoded by the coding sequence ATGCGTCCCGACGACGGCTTCCGCGAACTGGACCGGCAGGAGTGTCTCGTCCTGCTGGTCAGGGCACCCGTCGGCCGTATCGTGCACACGCGGCACGCGCTGCCCGCGGTGCTCCCGCTCAACTTCAGTCTGGACGCCGACTCCGCCGTGCTGCTGCGGACCGCCGCGGACTCCGATCTGGCCCGTGCGGTGGACGGTGTGGTCGTGGCCTTCGAGGCGGACGAGGTCGACGCCCGCGCGCACTCGGGCTGGAGTGTCGTCGTCACCGGCCGCGCGACGGTGGTCACGGACCCCGTCGAGCACGGCAGGCTGTCGCGCACCGGCCCCCGCTCCTGGGTCGCCTCGCCCCGGGACGTCTTCATCCGCATCGAACCCGAACTGGTGACCGGCCGTGAACTGGTCGCGGGACGCGCGGCCCACGGGGTGGACATCAGGCCCTGA
- a CDS encoding carbamate kinase, whose protein sequence is MRIVVALGGNALLHRGERPDASVQEANVDRVTTALAALAHEHEMVITHGNGPQLGVLAGESGADPDLSAPCPLHLLGAQTQGMIGSLLARSLHDALPGHRIVALVTHTLVRADDPAFRRPTKRVGPVYSREAAESLATGRGWRFAVDGTGRRRVVPSPEPDRVWETDIVDELLRGGALVVCAGGGGVPVTADPDTGALTGVEAVVDKDLTAARLAEDLRADFLLILTDVPCVYTAYRTPGQRPLPDATPAELRGGGFTEGSMGPKAEAAARFVEHTGGPAAIGALDAAYEIVHGRSGTLVRPDLPAE, encoded by the coding sequence ATGCGCATCGTCGTGGCGCTCGGCGGCAACGCCCTGCTGCACCGGGGCGAACGCCCCGACGCGAGTGTCCAGGAAGCCAACGTCGACCGGGTCACCACCGCGCTCGCCGCCCTCGCCCACGAACACGAGATGGTCATCACCCACGGCAACGGCCCGCAGCTCGGCGTGCTCGCCGGCGAGAGCGGCGCCGACCCCGATCTGAGCGCCCCCTGTCCACTGCACCTCCTCGGCGCCCAGACCCAGGGCATGATCGGCTCCCTGCTGGCCCGCAGCCTGCACGACGCCCTGCCCGGCCACCGGATCGTCGCACTGGTCACCCACACCCTCGTGCGGGCCGACGATCCCGCCTTCCGGCGTCCCACGAAGCGCGTCGGCCCGGTGTACTCACGGGAGGCGGCGGAGTCCCTGGCCACCGGGCGCGGCTGGCGGTTCGCCGTGGACGGGACGGGCCGCCGCCGCGTCGTGCCCTCGCCGGAGCCCGACCGGGTGTGGGAGACCGACATCGTCGACGAACTGCTGAGGGGCGGCGCGCTCGTCGTCTGCGCCGGCGGCGGAGGCGTCCCCGTCACCGCCGACCCCGACACCGGCGCGCTGACCGGCGTGGAGGCCGTCGTCGACAAGGACCTCACAGCGGCCCGGCTGGCGGAGGACCTGCGGGCCGACTTCCTGCTCATCCTCACCGACGTGCCGTGCGTCTACACCGCCTACCGCACCCCCGGGCAGCGGCCCCTCCCCGACGCCACACCCGCGGAGCTGCGCGGGGGCGGTTTCACCGAGGGGTCGATGGGACCCAAGGCCGAGGCCGCGGCGCGCTTCGTGGAGCACACGGGCGGACCGGCCGCGATCGGCGCTCTCGACGCGGCGTACGAGATCGTCCACGGCAGGTCCGGCACGCTCGTACGGCCGGACCTGCCCGCCGAGTGA
- a CDS encoding FUSC family protein — MLKRVFMAPDPGRLRLRHASRAVLGIGLAVALCGLAGRGLVGAVAGGLAALLALFTVTDATVRAQAVTTALLPVVGLPVLALAAGLHAYPVARDLAFLAVVGAGVYARRWGPRGHSLGVFAFMTFFMTQFLHAVPRQLPGLYAAVLLSLLASSLVRFALWCYERGRPPGATPPAPHGRGWARPTTRQAFQATVGAAFALVAGQWLSEDRWYWAVGATWWIFVNTASRGETLVRGFRRVLGTVLGMVLGLAVAVPLHGAPVPSAVLVAVCVFGIFYTAAVSYTWMMLAVTLMAESLYGLLGVLDPGLILLRVAETGVGALGAAFAVALVLPLTTHTVTDRWVERALHAVHGCTAAAAARLAGDKTADPALLAGELEALLGRVRMALAPLVHPLNPLRERKARARQVLALLDACAREAHGLVAVAGDPDASHDARLTAACRRVEAAVESLVGAVPERAPTAGPGVPGRHPGAEQALAHLHGMERALAELAAPLSGSRLLRV; from the coding sequence GTGCTCAAGAGGGTGTTCATGGCGCCGGATCCGGGGCGGCTGAGGCTGCGGCACGCCTCCCGGGCCGTCCTCGGCATCGGTCTGGCGGTGGCGCTGTGCGGCCTCGCCGGCCGGGGGCTCGTGGGCGCCGTGGCCGGCGGCCTCGCCGCGCTGCTCGCCCTCTTCACGGTGACCGACGCGACCGTGCGGGCGCAGGCCGTCACCACGGCGCTGCTCCCCGTCGTGGGCCTCCCCGTGCTGGCGCTCGCCGCCGGGCTGCACGCGTATCCGGTCGCGCGGGACCTGGCCTTCCTGGCGGTCGTCGGCGCCGGTGTGTACGCGCGGCGCTGGGGCCCGCGGGGCCACTCGCTGGGCGTGTTCGCGTTCATGACCTTCTTCATGACGCAGTTCCTGCACGCCGTCCCCCGGCAGCTGCCCGGGCTGTACGCCGCGGTGCTGCTCTCCCTGCTGGCCTCCTCGCTCGTCCGCTTCGCCCTGTGGTGCTACGAGAGGGGGCGGCCGCCCGGGGCGACACCCCCCGCTCCGCACGGGAGGGGCTGGGCCCGGCCGACCACCCGCCAGGCGTTCCAGGCGACCGTGGGCGCCGCCTTCGCGCTGGTGGCCGGTCAGTGGCTGTCCGAGGACCGCTGGTACTGGGCCGTGGGCGCGACCTGGTGGATCTTCGTGAACACCGCCTCGCGCGGCGAGACCCTGGTGCGCGGCTTCCGCCGGGTGCTCGGCACGGTGCTCGGCATGGTCCTGGGGCTCGCCGTCGCGGTGCCCCTGCACGGCGCGCCGGTCCCCAGCGCCGTGCTCGTCGCGGTGTGCGTCTTCGGAATCTTCTACACGGCCGCCGTCTCGTACACCTGGATGATGCTCGCGGTGACGCTGATGGCCGAGTCGCTCTACGGCCTGCTCGGGGTGCTGGACCCGGGGCTGATCCTGCTGCGGGTCGCGGAGACCGGCGTCGGCGCGCTCGGCGCCGCGTTCGCCGTCGCGCTGGTCCTGCCCCTCACCACGCACACGGTCACCGACCGCTGGGTCGAGCGGGCCCTGCACGCGGTGCACGGCTGCACCGCGGCGGCGGCCGCACGGCTCGCGGGCGACAAGACCGCGGACCCCGCACTCCTCGCGGGGGAGCTCGAAGCACTCCTGGGGCGCGTACGGATGGCCCTCGCGCCCCTGGTGCATCCCCTCAACCCGTTGCGGGAGCGCAAGGCGCGGGCCCGTCAGGTGCTCGCGCTGCTCGACGCCTGCGCGCGGGAGGCGCACGGTCTCGTGGCCGTCGCGGGGGACCCGGACGCGTCCCACGACGCCCGTCTGACAGCGGCCTGCCGACGGGTGGAGGCGGCGGTGGAATCGCTGGTCGGAGCGGTGCCGGAGCGTGCCCCGACGGCCGGCCCGGGCGTGCCGGGGCGGCACCCGGGCGCCGAGCAGGCGCTCGCGCACCTGCACGGCATGGAACGGGCGCTGGCCGAGCTGGCGGCGCCGCTGAGCGGCTCCCGGCTCCTGCGCGTCTGA
- a CDS encoding nitric oxide synthase oxygenase: MYELVRAAAEFLTLHHTERRLGDPSRRITAVRAEIAETGTYRHTTEELVFGARVAWRNANRCIGRLYWHSLRVRDRREVRTARDVADASADHLREATRDGRIRPLITVFAPDGPGRPGPRIWNEQLVRYAGYPRPDGGVTGDPRNAGLTALARRLGWPGGPGTPFDVLPLVVQEADEKPRWFPLPDDAVLEVPLDHPEYAWWRPLGLRWHAVPALANMCLEIGGVCYPAAPFNGWYMGTEIGARNLADTDRYDLLPFLAERLGLDTRTDRSLWKDRTLVELNRSVLYSFDRAGVTVSDHHTESRHFLTHLGREERKGRRVGADWSWIVPPISGSATPVFHRTYEPLEQRPAYVHHPEAHERADGRGGEVLV; encoded by the coding sequence GTGTACGAACTGGTGCGTGCCGCGGCCGAGTTCCTCACCCTCCACCACACCGAGCGGCGTCTCGGCGATCCGTCCCGGCGTATCACCGCGGTGCGGGCGGAGATCGCGGAGACGGGCACGTACCGGCACACCACCGAGGAACTGGTCTTCGGCGCGCGCGTCGCCTGGCGCAACGCCAACCGGTGCATCGGGCGCCTGTACTGGCACTCGCTGCGGGTCCGTGACCGCAGGGAGGTGCGGACGGCGCGGGACGTCGCGGACGCCTCCGCGGACCATCTGCGCGAGGCCACCCGCGACGGCCGTATCCGCCCGCTCATCACGGTCTTCGCACCGGACGGGCCTGGCCGGCCCGGCCCGCGGATCTGGAACGAACAACTCGTCCGGTACGCCGGTTACCCGCGCCCCGACGGCGGGGTGACCGGCGACCCGCGCAACGCCGGACTCACCGCGCTGGCCCGGCGGCTCGGCTGGCCCGGCGGTCCCGGCACCCCCTTCGACGTCCTGCCGCTGGTGGTCCAGGAAGCCGACGAGAAGCCCCGCTGGTTCCCGCTGCCGGACGACGCGGTGCTCGAAGTACCGCTGGACCACCCCGAGTACGCCTGGTGGCGCCCGCTCGGACTGCGCTGGCACGCCGTGCCCGCGCTGGCCAACATGTGTCTGGAGATCGGCGGCGTCTGCTACCCGGCGGCGCCCTTCAACGGCTGGTACATGGGCACGGAGATCGGCGCCCGCAACCTCGCCGACACCGATCGCTACGACCTCCTGCCGTTCCTCGCCGAGCGGCTGGGCCTCGACACCCGCACCGACCGCTCCCTGTGGAAGGACCGCACGCTCGTCGAACTCAACCGCTCCGTCCTGTACTCCTTCGACCGCGCGGGCGTCACCGTCAGCGACCACCACACCGAGTCCCGGCACTTCCTCACCCATCTCGGCCGTGAGGAGCGCAAGGGCCGCCGGGTCGGCGCCGACTGGTCGTGGATCGTCCCGCCCATCTCCGGCAGCGCCACACCCGTCTTCCACCGCACCTACGAACCACTGGAGCAGCGCCCCGCGTACGTGCACCACCCCGAGGCGCACGAGCGGGCGGACGGGCGCGGCGGGGAGGTGTTGGTCTAG
- a CDS encoding lactonase family protein, whose amino-acid sequence MADGGRREQRAFIGSFTAAGGPGVLTAAVDRDTGALTLLSTVGGVPDPSYLALSPVHDMLYAVSETADGAVAAYRLGGDKPERAGPPVPVGGSGPTHLSVFAGHVLTANYGSGSVTAVPVRADGTLAGAATSVLRHTGSGPHTRRQKDPHAHQVQSDPSGRWAVSVDLGTDSVRVCTLEDGLLALHREIALRPGSGPRHLAFHPRGAHAYVLNELTPTVTVCRWNALEGSLRPLGEMPVLPGVPDGDAYPSGIAVSPDGRFVWTATRGQDVVSVLTPDAGGEGLRLVGTVPCGGVWPRALAVDPSGRFLYVANERSGDVTWFAVDPDTGVPCRGGSVPVPAASCVVFG is encoded by the coding sequence GTGGCAGACGGCGGCAGGCGGGAACAGCGGGCGTTCATCGGCTCGTTCACGGCGGCGGGGGGCCCGGGGGTGCTCACCGCGGCCGTGGACCGCGACACCGGTGCGCTGACCCTCCTGAGCACCGTGGGCGGGGTTCCGGACCCCTCGTACCTGGCCCTGTCACCCGTGCACGACATGCTCTACGCCGTCAGCGAGACGGCGGACGGCGCGGTGGCCGCCTACCGCCTCGGCGGGGACAAGCCGGAACGGGCCGGACCCCCGGTGCCGGTCGGCGGCAGCGGCCCCACGCACCTGAGCGTCTTCGCCGGACACGTCCTCACCGCCAACTACGGCTCGGGCAGCGTCACCGCCGTGCCCGTCCGCGCGGACGGCACGCTGGCCGGAGCCGCCACGAGCGTGCTCCGGCACACCGGTTCGGGACCGCACACCCGGCGTCAGAAGGACCCGCACGCCCATCAGGTGCAGTCCGACCCGAGCGGGCGCTGGGCGGTGAGCGTCGACCTCGGCACGGACTCCGTGCGCGTCTGCACGCTGGAGGACGGCCTGCTCGCGCTGCACCGCGAGATCGCGCTGCGCCCCGGTTCCGGCCCCCGCCACCTGGCCTTTCATCCTCGCGGTGCACACGCCTACGTGCTCAACGAGCTCACGCCGACCGTCACCGTGTGCCGCTGGAACGCCCTGGAGGGCTCGCTGCGGCCCCTCGGTGAGATGCCGGTGCTCCCAGGTGTCCCCGACGGCGACGCGTACCCCTCGGGCATCGCGGTGTCCCCCGACGGCCGCTTCGTGTGGACCGCCACGCGGGGCCAGGACGTCGTCTCCGTCCTGACGCCCGACGCGGGGGGCGAGGGGCTGCGGCTGGTGGGCACGGTGCCGTGCGGCGGTGTGTGGCCGCGCGCACTGGCCGTCGACCCGTCCGGACGCTTCCTCTACGTGGCCAACGAGCGCTCGGGGGACGTGACCTGGTTCGCCGTCGACCCGGACACGGGAGTGCCGTGCCGGGGTGGTTCGGTGCCGGTCCCGGCGGCGTCCTGCGTGGTCTTCGGCTGA
- a CDS encoding sirohydrochlorin chelatase, which produces MSSPTGPASGLPVRMPRPRQPGRHRRPEPLAAPEGAPALVLAVPGTSSAATRSLAEEVVSIARSELPGLDARIGYLDGDDAEFPTLQSVLARAAEERTARFEQARAAGAEVSEPDGPVAVVVPLLAGPDNALLRRIRQAVMDSRVAADLTDALGPHPLLAEALHVRLSEAGLARADRARLFTVATAADGIILASVGGEEAVQAAGITGMLLAARLAVPVMAAALDEEGAIAATAEQLRGSGSQQLALAPYLIGPEIDNALLEEAAKEAGCSAAEALGPYPAIGKLALAKYAAALGIAPQQPQGAPAH; this is translated from the coding sequence ATGAGCTCCCCCACTGGACCCGCGTCCGGCCTGCCAGTACGAATGCCGCGACCCCGCCAGCCCGGGCGGCACCGCCGTCCGGAGCCCCTGGCGGCCCCCGAGGGCGCGCCCGCGCTCGTCCTCGCGGTGCCGGGCACCTCCAGCGCGGCCACGCGCAGCCTCGCCGAGGAGGTCGTGAGCATCGCGCGCTCCGAGCTCCCCGGCCTCGACGCCCGTATCGGGTACCTCGACGGCGACGACGCCGAGTTCCCCACCCTGCAGTCCGTGCTCGCGCGCGCCGCCGAGGAGCGCACCGCCCGCTTCGAGCAGGCCCGTGCCGCCGGTGCCGAGGTGTCCGAGCCCGACGGCCCCGTCGCCGTCGTGGTGCCGCTGCTCGCCGGCCCGGACAACGCGCTGCTGCGCCGGATCCGTCAGGCCGTCATGGACAGCCGTGTCGCGGCCGACCTGACCGACGCCCTCGGCCCGCACCCGCTGCTCGCCGAGGCGCTGCACGTGCGCCTGTCCGAGGCGGGTCTGGCGCGTGCCGACCGCGCCCGGCTGTTCACCGTGGCCACCGCCGCCGACGGCATCATCCTCGCCTCCGTGGGCGGCGAGGAGGCCGTACAGGCGGCCGGTATCACCGGCATGCTGCTCGCCGCGCGCCTCGCCGTGCCGGTGATGGCGGCGGCGCTCGACGAGGAGGGCGCGATCGCGGCCACCGCCGAGCAGCTGCGCGGCTCCGGCTCCCAGCAGCTGGCGCTGGCGCCCTACCTGATCGGCCCGGAGATCGACAACGCCCTGCTGGAGGAGGCCGCCAAGGAGGCGGGCTGCTCCGCCGCGGAGGCGCTCGGCCCGTACCCGGCCATCGGCAAGCTCGCGCTGGCCAAGTACGCGGCGGCGCTGGGCATCGCCCCTCAGCAGCCGCAGGGCGCGCCCGCCCACTGA